Proteins co-encoded in one Euleptes europaea isolate rEulEur1 chromosome 1, rEulEur1.hap1, whole genome shotgun sequence genomic window:
- the LOC130477123 gene encoding zinc finger and SCAN domain-containing protein 31-like yields MEKQVPESLAPGEGLEGTRRDNFAIQPGAIRELPRWVVARQVGVPHRLESQWQDFLKTIQSPSVGWGNPPLPELASWDDLVHFERVFGACHWPRGEGVARLMPAFSTDAQQAFSSLSSREKADYGKVKAAFLQGNSTSTEIHRQRFRQFCYQEAEGPREVCSRLRELCHCWLEPESRTKEQIVELLILEQFLNILPREIQSQVRERSPETCAQAVALAEGFILRQQEGEQPEKQGLETIVDGFKQRHEQLCLGTKVANKTEEKFEHQESREEEVTAAPEGIQRKEKSHLCIECGKSFTRPSDLAKHLNVHTGEKPYLCVECGKSFSQLSHLTRHQKIHSGEKPHICSECGDTFSQRAYLVSHQRSHSGEQPYRCSYCQKCFSHQSALKIHERNHMGQKPYACVDCGKRFVSSSSLTTHRRIHTGEKPHACSVCGKRFIQHSNLVSHQRTHSGEKPFSCKVCGRRFAYPSDLTRHQKIHTGEKPYPCDECERRFTRLSDLITHQRIHTGEKPYRCLECGRRFRQRGVLVKHQKCHSKENPKGGEFTQPTESQTDSEFRAHEIKQEKDDLENLAESSLIPFPCS; encoded by the exons ATGGAGAAGCAGGTGCCAGAAAGCCTGGCTCCAGGAGAAGGACTAGAGGGAACAAGAAGAGACAATTTTGCCATCCAGCCTGGGGCTATCAGGGAACTGCCTCGCTGGGTGGTGGCGCGACAGGTGGGCGTACCTCACCGTCTGGAATCCCAGTGGCAGGATTTCCTGAAGACCATTCAGTCCCCTTCCGTGGGATGGGGAAACCCACCGCTGCCAGAACTGGCATCCTGGGATGACCTGGTACATTTTGAGAGAGTGTTTGGTGCCTGCCATTGGCCTAGAGGAGAGGGGGTGGCCCGGCTCATGCCGGCCTTCAGTACGGACGCCCAGCAAGCCTTCAGCAGCCTGAGCTCTAGAGAGAAAGCAGACTACGGGAAAGTAAAGGCTGCCTTCCTGCAAGGAAACTCCACCAGCACGGAGATACATCGCCAGCGCTTCAGGCAGTTCTGCTACCAGGAGGCCGAGGGTCCTCGCGAGGTTTGCAGTCGGCTGAGGGAACTCTGCCACTGCTGGCTAGAGCCGGAGAGTCGGACAAAGGAGCAGATCGTTGAGCTGCTGATCTTAGAGCAGTTCTTGAACATCCTGCCACGGGAAATCCAAAGCCAGGTCAGAGAACGTAGCCCTGAGACCTGTGCCCAAGCAGTGGCCCTGGCTGAAGGTTTCATCCTGAGACAGCAGGAAGGCGAACAACCAGAGAAGCAG ggtcTGGAGACGATCGTGGATGGGTTTAAACAAAGGCACGAACAGCTGTGCCTAG GTACCAAGGTTGCAAATAAAACCGAGGAGAAGTTTGAACATCAAGAGTCCAGGGAAGAGGAGGTAACTGCTGCACCAGAAGGAATTCAAAGGAAAGAGAAGTCTCACCTCTGTAtcgagtgtgggaaaagctttaccCGTCCGTCAGACCTGGCCAAACACCTGAATGTTCATACAGGAGAAAAGCCCTACCTGTGtgtggagtgtgggaaaagctttagtCAGCTCTCTCATCTTACCAGACATCAGAAAATCCACTCGGGGGAAAAGCCTCACATCTGCTCTGAGTGTGGAGATACATTCAGCCAGCGGGCATATCTTGTCAGTCATCAGAGAAGCCATTCTGGAGAGCAGCCATACCGTTGTTCATACTGCCAGAAGTGCTTCAGCCACCAGTCCGCTCTCAAGATACACGAGCGGAACCACATGGGTCAGAAACCCTATGCCTGTGTGGACTGTGGGAAGCGctttgtttcctcttcctctctcacAACCCACAGGAGGatccacacgggagagaagccTCATGCCTGCAGTGTGTGCGGGAAAAGATTCATCCAGCATTCTAATCTCGTATCACACCAGCGAACCCACTCAGGGGAAAAGCCATTCTCCTGTAAGGTGTGCGGGAGGAGATTCGCTTACCCTTCTGATCTGACGAGACaccaaaaaatccacacaggagaaaagcccTACCCTTGCGACGAGTGCGAGAGACGATTCACCAGGCTCTCTGATCTGATTACTCACCagcgaatccacacaggagaaaaaccatatCGCTGCCTCGAGTGTGGCAGGAGGTTCCGCCAGAGAGGGGTACTGGTCAAACACCAGAAGTGCCATTCAAAAGAGAATCCAAAAGGAGGCGAATTCACCCAGCCCACAGAGTCACAGACGGACAGCGAATTCAGAGCTCATGAGATAAAGCAAGAGAAAGACGATTTAGAAAACCTGGCAGAATCCAGCTTGATCCCGTTTCCTTGCTCCTGA